Proteins encoded by one window of Paraburkholderia terrae:
- the bluB gene encoding 5,6-dimethylbenzimidazole synthase — protein sequence MAEPFDDAERAAVYRAIYERRDMRHFVPAPVDPAVLARLIDAAHHAPSVGYMQPWRIGRITDPALRAQLHAAVDRERLLTADALGKRRDEFMKLKVEGMLECGELLVMALMDGREKHVFGRRTLPEMDLASVACAIQNMWLAARAEGLGMGWVSLFDADEVRAMLGMPPGARPVALLCLGHVERFYAEPMLESEGWATRKPLSACVFENTWPDELSACKEGQPEGGASQTV from the coding sequence ATGGCCGAGCCTTTTGACGACGCCGAGCGCGCCGCCGTTTACCGCGCGATCTACGAACGGCGCGACATGCGCCACTTCGTGCCCGCGCCCGTCGATCCCGCCGTGCTCGCGCGCCTCATCGACGCCGCGCATCACGCGCCGAGCGTCGGCTATATGCAGCCGTGGCGGATCGGGCGCATCACCGATCCCGCGCTGCGCGCGCAACTTCATGCCGCCGTCGACCGCGAACGGCTGCTGACGGCAGACGCGTTAGGCAAGCGGCGCGACGAGTTCATGAAGCTCAAGGTGGAAGGCATGCTCGAGTGCGGCGAGCTGCTGGTGATGGCGCTGATGGACGGCCGCGAGAAACACGTCTTCGGACGGCGCACGCTGCCGGAGATGGACCTCGCGTCGGTTGCGTGCGCGATCCAGAACATGTGGCTCGCCGCGCGCGCGGAAGGTCTCGGCATGGGCTGGGTGTCGCTATTCGATGCCGACGAAGTGCGCGCGATGCTCGGCATGCCGCCGGGCGCGCGGCCCGTCGCGCTGCTGTGCCTCGGGCATGTGGAGCGGTTCTACGCCGAGCCGATGCTCGAATCGGAAGGCTGGGCGACGCGCAAACCGCTGAGCGCGTGCGTGTTCGAAAACACGTGGCCCGACGAATTGTCCGCCTGCAAGGAAGGGCAGCCGGAAGGCGGCGCAAGCCAGACGGTCTAA
- a CDS encoding cobyrinate a,c-diamide synthase has translation MPACPALFISAPASGQGKTTVTAALARHHRRMGREVRVFKTGPDFLDPMILARASGAPVLSLDLWMVGERACRALLAQAAREADLILIEGVMGLFDGTPSSADLAAKFNVPVAAVISAKAMAQTFGAIAFGLARFRDDVPFHGVFANRVGSARHAQMLEEALPPDLRMLGHLSSTDAIELPDRHLGLLQAAEIDDLDARLDRAADALASTALAQLPPAVPFEDDADTAPLPRLLDGMHIAIARDAAFSFIYPANVQLLEALGARLTYFSPLADEAVPDDANALYLPGGYPELHASTLAANARAAASIRAHATAGKTIVAECGGMLYLLDSVTDTQCITTPMLGMLPGSAAMQTRFTALGMQQLDDGAHGMLTGHTFHYSRVSTPLAPVGHATRAQSDAPGEAVYRRGSIVATYMHGYWPSNPAFAAALFHGRAF, from the coding sequence ATGCCCGCGTGCCCCGCTCTCTTCATCAGCGCGCCGGCGTCGGGCCAGGGCAAGACGACGGTCACGGCCGCGCTTGCGCGGCATCATCGGCGGATGGGGCGTGAGGTGCGCGTGTTCAAGACGGGCCCGGATTTTCTGGACCCGATGATTCTCGCGCGCGCGAGCGGCGCGCCCGTTTTGTCGCTCGACCTGTGGATGGTCGGCGAACGCGCGTGCCGTGCGTTGCTCGCGCAGGCCGCGCGCGAAGCGGATCTGATTCTGATCGAAGGCGTGATGGGTCTGTTCGACGGCACGCCGAGCAGCGCCGACCTCGCCGCGAAGTTCAACGTGCCCGTTGCCGCCGTGATTTCTGCGAAAGCGATGGCGCAGACCTTCGGCGCGATCGCCTTCGGCCTTGCGCGCTTTCGCGACGACGTGCCGTTTCATGGCGTGTTCGCGAATCGCGTGGGCTCGGCGCGTCACGCGCAGATGCTCGAAGAAGCGTTGCCGCCCGATCTGCGCATGCTCGGCCATCTGTCGAGCACCGATGCGATCGAATTGCCCGATCGTCATCTCGGTCTACTGCAAGCCGCGGAAATCGACGACCTCGATGCGCGCCTGGATCGCGCGGCGGATGCGCTCGCGTCGACTGCGCTCGCGCAGTTGCCGCCTGCCGTCCCGTTCGAAGACGATGCCGACACAGCGCCCTTGCCGCGCCTGCTCGACGGCATGCACATCGCGATTGCACGCGACGCTGCGTTCTCGTTCATCTATCCGGCGAACGTGCAACTGCTCGAAGCGCTCGGCGCGCGTCTCACGTATTTCTCGCCGCTCGCGGATGAAGCCGTTCCCGACGATGCAAACGCGCTCTATCTGCCCGGCGGCTATCCCGAGCTGCACGCAAGCACGCTTGCGGCCAACGCGCGCGCTGCGGCATCGATCCGCGCGCATGCGACAGCCGGCAAAACCATCGTCGCGGAATGCGGCGGCATGCTTTACCTGCTCGACAGCGTCACCGACACCCAATGCATCACCACGCCGATGCTTGGCATGCTGCCAGGCAGCGCGGCCATGCAGACGCGCTTCACGGCGCTCGGCATGCAGCAGCTGGACGACGGCGCGCACGGCATGCTGACGGGCCACACGTTCCACTATTCGCGCGTGAGCACGCCGCTCGCCCCGGTCGGCCACGCGACGCGCGCCCAGTCCGACGCACCCGGCGAAGCGGTCTATCGCCGGGGTTCGATCGTCGCCACTTATATGCACGGCTACTGGCCGTCCAATCCAGCCTTCGCGGCTGCCCTCTTCCATGGCCGAGCCTTTTGA